In Punica granatum isolate Tunisia-2019 unplaced genomic scaffold, ASM765513v2 Contig00410, whole genome shotgun sequence, a single genomic region encodes these proteins:
- the LOC116190273 gene encoding endoglucanase 17-like has product MAMAASSSSSSLLRNPTVAILVVLCLCSALKLCNGYYYTINRHSFGHRHHRPRFASHNYRDALTKSILFFEGQRSGRLPSSQRLTWRRNSGLSDGSAAHVDLVGGYYDAGDNVKFGFPMAFTTTMLSWSVIEFGGLMKSELPNAKAAIRWATDYLLKATAHPDTIYVQVGDANRDHECWERPEDMDTPRNVYKVDKNSPGSDVAGETAAALAAASLVFRRSDPAYSKLLVRRALRVFQFADKYRGPYSNGLKRVVCPFYCSYSGYEDELLWGAAWLFKATKNPIFLKYIQINGQTLGAGEYDNTFGWDNKHVGARILLSKAFLVQKLQSLHDYKGHADNFICSVIPGASFSSTQYTRGGLLFKMSDDNMQYVTSTSFLLLAYAKYLTSADRIVNCGGTTVTPSRLRSIAKKQVDYLLGDNPLKMSYMVGYGPRYPQKIHHRGSSLPSIATHPAKIQCHAGFDFMHSTSANPNVLVGAVVGGPDMNDRFPDDRSDYEQSEPSTYINAPLVGALAYLAHSFGQL; this is encoded by the exons ATGGCCATGGccgcttcttcttcttcttcttccctccTTCGCAACCCCACGGTGGCGATTCTCGTGGTCCTCTGTTTGTGCTCTGCTCTGAAGCTCTGCAATGGCTACTACTACACCATCAACAGGCACAGTTTCGGACACCGCCACCACCGCCCCCGCTTCGCCAGCCACAACTACAGGGACGCCCTCACCAAGTCCATCCTCTTCTTCGAGGGCCAGAGGTCCGGGAGGCTCCCTTCCAGTCAGAGGCTCACTTGGAGGAGAAACTCTGGCCTCTCCGATGGCTCCGCCGCCCAT GTGGATTTGGTCGGAGGGTACTATGATGCAGGGGACAACGTGAAGTTCGGGTTCCCAATGGCTTTCACCACCACAATGCTGTCGTGGAGTGTCATCGAGTTCGGAGGACTGATGAAGTCGGAGCTCCCGAACGCCAAAGCAGCCATCCGCTGGGCTACTGACTACCTCCTCAAGGCCACCGCCCATCCTGACACCATCTACGTGCAG GTAGGGGATGCCAATAGGGACCACGAGTGCTGGGAGAGACCCGAGGATATGGACACACCAAGGAATGTCTACAAGGTTGACAAGAACTCTCCCGGGTCTGATGTTGCCGGTGAAACTGCTGCTGCTCTTGCAGCGGCCTCTCTGGTCTTCAGGAGGAGTGACCCAGCTTACTCCAAGCTCCTTGTCAGAAGGGCTCTTAGG GTCTTCCAGTTTGCTGATAAGTATAGGGGACCCTACAGCAATGGGTTGAAGAGAGTTGTGTGCCCTTTCTACTGTTCTTACTCTGGTTATGAG GATGAGCTGCTGTGGGGAGCAGCTTGGCTGTTTAAGGCCACGAAGAACCCGATCTTCCTCAAATACATCCAAATCAACGGACAGACTCTAGGAGCCGGAGAGTACGACAACACGTTCGGGTGGGATAACAAGCATGTCGGTGCAAGAATCCTTCTCTCCAAG GCATTTCTGGTGCAGAAGCTGCAATCACTTCATGACTACAAAGGCCACGCAGATAACTTCATATGCTCGGTGATACCAGGGGCTTCTTTCTCTTCTACCCAATACACTCGTG GGGGCCTGCTCTTCAAGATGAGCGATGACAACATGCAGTACGTGACGTCCACCTCATTCCTGCTATTGGCCTACGCCAAATACTTGACATCCGCGGACAGGATCGTTAACTGTGGAGGCACGACCGTCACCCCCAGCCGTCTCCGCTCCATTGCCAAGAAGCAGGTGGACTACTTACTGGGGGACAACCCCTTGAAGATGTCCTACATGGTGGGGTACGGACCACGGTACCCGCAGAAGATCCACCACAGGGGGTCATCCCTCCCCTCCATCGCCACCCACCCTGCCAAGATCCAGTGCCACGCAGGCTTCGACTTCATGCACTCCACCTCTGCCAACCCCAATGTCCTGGTGGGCGCCGTCGTGGGCGGGCCCGACATGAACGACAGGTTCCCGGATGATCGGTCTGATTATGAGCAGTCCGAGCCTTCCACCTACATCAATGCGCCTCTGGTCGGGGCCCTTGCATATCTCGCGCACTCGTTCGGTCAGCTCTAA